From Scleropages formosus chromosome 1, fSclFor1.1, whole genome shotgun sequence, a single genomic window includes:
- the gpr142 gene encoding probable G-protein coupled receptor 142, giving the protein MIVRPNSSVSSILGGTQGPEEVSRSECVLGFIPVIYYSALLCVGVPVNILTAVVLSRLASRTKKSLYLYLLALTGSDILTQLFIIFVGFLLETAVFHRQVPELLLHSVSVLEFAANHASIWAAVPLTVDRYLALCHPLLHRQVSYPSRARRIIAIVLALALASGVPFFWWSDVWRVSRPPTRLDRALIWTHVAIIYFLPCSIFLSLNALILRRLRVRQQQRRQEEHGGRCRGKPPYRMGKTTAMLLAVTSVFAVLWAPRTVVVLYHLHVSSVHRDWRVHLAYDLANMLAMLNTAVNFFLYCFVSRPFRAAVRDVLLLRGPPLRLHRTLRHQQAAANVSTSSLSSSHKRYQRDVTPSAPGRASVTT; this is encoded by the exons ATGATCGTCCGGCCCAACAGCTCGGTATCCAGCATCCTCGGGGGGACGCAGGGCCCCGAAGAGGTGTCGCGCTCGGAGTGCGTGCTGGGATTTATCCCCGTGATCTACTACAGCGCCCTCCTCTGCGTGGGAGTACCAG TTAACATCCTGACGGCGGTGGTACTTTCGCGGCTGGCCAGCCGCACCAAGAAGAGCCTGTACCTGTACCTCCTGGCGCTAACTGGCTCAGACATCCTGACCCAACTCTTCATCATCTTCGTCGGCTTCCTCCTGGAGACGGCCGTATTCCACCGGCAGGTGCCCGAGCTGCTTCTGCACTCTGTCAGCGTCCTGGAGTTTGCAGCCAACCACGCCTCCATCTGGGCTGCGGTGCCACTCACGGTGGACCGCTACCTGGCGCTGTGCCACCCGCTGCTGCACCGGCAGGTCAGCTACCCGTCGCGGGCGCGCCGCATCATCGCTATCGTTCTTGCGCTGGCGCTGGCCTCGGGCGTGCCCTTCTTCTGGTGGTCGGACGTGTGGCGCGTGAGCCGTCCGCCCACACGACTCGACCGAGCCCTCATCTGGACCCACGTAGCAATCATCTACTTCCTGCCCTGCAGCATCTTCCTGTCGCTCAACGCCCTCATCCTCCGAAGGCTCCGGGTGCGCCAGCAGCAGAGGCGGCAGGAAGAACATGGCGGCAGGTGCCGAGGAAAGCCACCATACCGCATGGGCAAGACCACCGCCATGCTGCTAGCCGTCACCTCCGTGTTCGCCGTGTTGTGGGCTCCGCGCACCGTGGTGGTCCTCTACCATCTGCACGTCTCCTCCGTGCACCGCGACTGGCGCGTCCACCTGGCCTACGACCTGGCCAACATGCTGGCCATGCTCAACACGGCCGTCAACTTCTTCCTCTACTGCTTCGTCAGTCGGCCCTTCCGGGCCGCCGTCCGGGATGTGTTGCTGCTGCGGGGGCCGCCGCTGCGCCTGCACCGCACCCTACGGCACCAACAAGCCGCCGCCAATGTGTCCACCTCCTCCCTGTCAAGCAGCCACAAGCGATACCAGCGCGACGTCACGCCCTCGGCACCTGGAAGGGCCAGTGTGACCACATGA
- the btbd17a gene encoding BTB/POZ domain-containing protein 17: MDEGLSVSLPQTAAPRQEVAESGLTVIDHSAALLQQLEALLARGNISDVALRVQTAGSDRVKAFQVHALVLSLQSEVLRDLVQSHSSGILVLEESPECADVFDKFIRYLYCGEITVRLDQALPLHKLASKYHVRGLQTGLSLYMTQHLAADVPGGHVAGWYQYAVEAGDAVLRDSCLQYLAWNLSAVIQSGGWTGLDEELLLTLLRRSDLVLRSELELFEALEEWMARNQPGALTAESALRAVRYAMIPPLELFRLQKQSAALARYGESVRDLLHMAYQFHSASPLQLAKYFDVNCSLFAPRNYLSPVWGSPWVIGNPARDDRSGSFQTQLGPSAHDAGKRLTWNVLFSPRWLSGAPRPTFAEQGAVQGPHAADGSPPLKEGHPCVMVTPATSSADLAGVSFQKTVIVLARPQGKAVVRHIYNFHQSTDETGDFLADADLQRRTSEYLIDGSLYLHVVVKPLYHSLVVTRK; the protein is encoded by the exons ATGGACGAGGGCTTGTCTGTCTCACTGCCCCAAACAGCCGCCCCCAGGCAGGAGGTAGCGGAGAGCGGCTTGACCGTGATCGACCACTCGGCGGCGCTGCTACAGCAGTTGGAGGCCCTGCTGGCCCGGGGCAACATCAGCGACGTGGCCCTGCGAGTACAGACGGCCGGATCGGACCGGGTCAAGGCGTTCCAGGTCCACGCGCTGGTGCTGTCCCTGCAGAGCGAGGTGCTCCGGGACCTCGTGCAGAGCCACAGCTCCGGCATCCTGGTCCTGGAGGAGAGCCCCGAGTGCGCAGACGTCTTCGACAAATTCATCAG GTACCTGTACTGCGGTGAGATTACGGTACGCCTGGACCAGGCGCTGCCCTTGCACAAGCTGGCAAGCAAATACCATGTTCGGGGTCTGCAGACGGGTCTCAGCCTCTACATGACCCAGCACCTGGCCGCCGATGTGCCCGGAGGACACGTGGCAGGCTGGTACCAGTACGCGGTGGAGGCGGGCGACGCGGTGCTCAGGGACAGCTGCCTGCAGTACCTGGCTTGGAACCTGTCCGCGGTCATCCAGAGCGGCGGGTGGACCGGCCTGGACGAAGAGCTGCTGCTCACGCTGCTTCGGCGTTCCGACCTGGTCCtccgcagcgagctggagctcTTCGAGGCGCTCGAGGAGTGGATGGCGCGCAACCAGCCAGGCGCGCTGACCGCCGAGAGCGCGCTGCGCGCCGTCCGCTACGCCATGATCCCTCCGCTGGAGCTCTTCCGGCTGCAGAAACAGTCGGCGGCGCTCGCCAGGTACGGCGAGTCGGTCCGCGACCTGCTGCACATGGCCTACCAGTTCCACTCGGCCTCCCCGCTGCAGCTGGCGAAGTACTTCGACGTCAACTGCAGCCTCTTCGCCCCACGGAACTACCTGTCGCCAGTGTGGGGCTCCCCCTGGGTCATCGGGAACCCGGCGCGTGACGACCGCAGCGGCAGCTTCCAGACGCAGCTGGGCCCCAGTGCGCACGACGCCGGCAAACGCCTCACCTGGAACGTCCTCTTCTCACCGCGCTGGCTGTCGGGAGCGCCGAGGCCCACGTTCGCGGAGCAGGGTGCCGTCCAGGGTCCCCACGCTGCTGATGGCAGCCCCCCCCTCAAGGAAGGCCATCCGTGCGTCATGGTGACCCCTGCCACCTCCAGCGCCGACCTCGCCGGCGTCAGCTTCCAGAAGACGGTCATCGTTCTGGCGCGGCCGCAGGGCAAGGCGGTGGTGAGGCACATCTACAACTTCCACCAGAGCACCGACGAAACGGGCGACTTCCTGGCAGACGCCGACCTCCAGCGGCGCACCTCCGAGTACCTCATCGACGGCTCCCTCTACCTGCACGTCGTGGTGAAGCCCCTCTACCACAGCCTTGTGGTGACCAGAAAATGA
- the gprc5c gene encoding G-protein coupled receptor family C group 5 member C: MKLLHVLLLSLVAPLSCLPGARGSNSTPNGCGSSVDSLYFNLCDLSAVWGVVVEAFAAAGVVTSLLMLIVLLASLPFATDGGRRSSVGLQAGFLVSTLGLFALTFAFIVGRDFATCASRRFLFGVLFAGCFACLLMQGVRLGALSRLGRGPWGWALCLGALALWLVEVIINTEWLVITVARSPPNGTAAVPVPCRIANQDFAMALIYVMVLLLGALAASVPGLTGSRREWRKGAAFVLVACLFSVGIWVAWIVMYVYGNRERGSPAWDDPTLAIALVSNAWVFLILHAIPEVCSLTEESKAQPVYGEDLYPTRGVGYETILKEQGSQSMFMENKAFSMDEPNAGHNKPVSPYSGYNGQLRSSVYQPTELALITKGGGNMEPLSYETVIPRASAASPASSSSSASTSAAGETAHGVSQPSSGNGVYRKW; the protein is encoded by the exons ATGAAACTCCTCCACGTCCTGCTGCTGTCCCTCGTGGCTCCCCTGTCCTGTCTCCCAGGGGCGCGGGGCTCCAACAGCACCCCGAATGGCTGCGGCTCCTCGGTCGACTCCCTCTACTTCAACCTGTGCGACCTGAGTGCCGTGTGGGGCGTCGTGGTGGAGGCGTTCGCGGCGGCGGGTGTCGTCACCTCCCTGCTCATGCTGATCGTCCTGTTGGCCAGTTTACCGTTCGCCACCGACGGCGGCCGCAGGAGCTCGGTGGGACTGCAGGCCGGCTTCCTCGTATCCACCCTGGGCCTTTTTGCCCTGACCTTCGCCTTTATCGTGGGCCGGGACTTCGCCACCTGCGCATCACGTCGCTTCCTCTTCGGCGTGCTGTTCGCCGGCTGCTTCGCATGCCTGCTGATGCAGGGCGTGCGGCTGGGCGCTCTGTCTCGCCTCGGCCGCGGGCCCTGGGGCTGGGCGCTGTGCCTGGGGGCGCTGGCGCTGTGGCTGGTGGAGGTGATCATCAACACGGAGTGGCTGGTGATCACGGTGGCGCGGTCGCCGCCGAACGGCACCGCCGCCGTGCCCGTCCCGTGCCGCATCGCCAACCAGGACTTTGCGATGGCGCTCATCTACGtcatggtgctgctgctgggagcGCTGGCGGCCTCCGTTCCCGGGCTGACGGGCAGCCGCCGGGAGTGGCGCAAGGGGGCGGCCTTCGTCCTGGTCGCCTGCTTGTTCTCCGTGGGCATCTGGGTGGCGTGGATCGTCATGTACGTCTACGGGAACCGGGAGAGAGggagccccgcttgggatgacCCCACGCTGGCCATTGCCTTGGTGTCCAACGCTTGGGTGTTCCTCATCCTTCACGCCATCCCCGAAGTGTGCTCGCTCACCGAAGAGAGCAAGGCGCAGCCTGTCTACGGGGAAGACCTGTACCCCACCAGGGGCGTGGGCTACGAGACCATCCTGAAGGAGCAGGGCTCACAGAGCATGTTCATGGAGAACAAGGCTTTCTCTATGGATGAGCCCAATGCAG GCCACAACAAGCCGGTGTCCCCCTACAGTGGCTACAATGGACAGCTGCGCAGCTCCGTGTACCAACCCACCGAGCTGGCCCTGATCACCAAGGGTGGCGGGAAC ATGGAGCCTCTGTCCTACGAAACGGTGATCCCCCGGGCCAGCGCCGCCTCGCCCgcgtccagcagcagcagcgcctcCACCAGCGCCGCCGGGGAGACGGCCCACGGGGTGTCGCAGCCGAGCAGC